In the Drosophila teissieri strain GT53w chromosome 3R, Prin_Dtei_1.1, whole genome shotgun sequence genome, CATTGAGGAAAAAAACGGTCATAAAGCTACGAATTTATGGGGCGAAACGATATCAAAATGCTGACAGTTTAATGCTCAATGCCATGGCAGTCTTTGcaaattctaaaaataatcCCAAACACCCATTGAAAAGCCTCATCGAACAAAAGACCCAAGCGTCGGGCgatcttaaaaataattgacaaATATATTAATAGCATAAATCAGCATCTGAAGAGAGCAGAGCGTCTTCATTGATTCgattttggcctggccaaaacgCTAGCTAGGCTGCTAacttttattatcatttaccGCTTTGGCTCCGgccacaacaaacaaatcgtataatagcagaaacaaaaatcgaaaaccccccaaaaaaagtaaaaaaaaaacacacaataaAGATCAGCTCTGCCGGCGTTGTCGTCACGCTCTCAGCAGATCGGCTGAAGTCGAcgccggcgtcgctgccgctgctgctgctgcttttggccagcaactTCTTGGACATGCTGGCCAAGAGCCAAAtttagttcagttcagtttcaaGTGTTTGAGCGTTGCGTGCGTTTCAAAGCTTCGAGCGGAGAGTTCGACTTTTGAGCCGTTTGGTTGCGTCTTTCGTCTTTCgactgtttctgtttctgttgctgtttcggTTTTCTCACCTCTCGTCTGTGTGACTTCCGTATAAGTTCATTTGCCGTCGGGCCAAACGctaaaaatttccatttagcCTGTTCTCGTGTCGTTGTCATTCGTCGCGATTCCTGTCGCCCACCCAACATACATAAGATCGCAGCGAAACGGAAACCACCGCCAACGGAAACTGCGATACGGACctcagttttttaattaacccGCCCAAATTAGTTTTGCTCAAGAATATTTCCCGCACCTCCGCcgacaaatgcaaatgaaaatgtgtcTGGCAAATTTATGAATGCAGGCCAAGAATTATGTTTCGTCTGATAAGACGATCCGATGATAtatgtgtgtgagagtgtctTCAACAATCGGTTGCCATAAATAATGCTCATAATGGGCTGAGGCATGGGAAAAACTAATAATCATTGTGTAGCCCAACCAATTTAATACGCATACAAAAGTATCATATACTATAAACGTACATATTTATGTGGATTTATTAAGCTATTAAAATTGGATAAACTTTCCGACCACGTTGACCAATTTGAAACCGGTAAGTGCAAGTTTGGTTGTCAACTTCGTTGTCCAAGTCTTTAGTTTATTTCGTAGGTATTTCTATATTTCTTGCCTGTCGCACATCTATGCAAAGCAGAACcatattaaaatcaaatgtCGGTagtttcatatatatatatatatatatatagatacaaattagtatatttttttttaatagttttatgATAGTCTTTGTGGCGGCATACAGAAATTCAAGTTTTATCGCTGGTGTTTTGTATTTGGAAAGTCATGACGCGCAGGCCATAGAAATTCCCAGCCAGTTATCATAAGCAGAAAAGCGCGAAACAAAGcagaattaaaataaaataaaaaaggattttGGCCAGACTAGTAACCATTAATGAGCAGTTCATTGTCTTTTCTGATCTGCGTTCTTTTATGCCAAAAGCTGGCAAATTGATTAcaaatttcacaaaatttacaaaacgCTGATAGCGCATCTCAACGGCACTTCAGTCTTATCTACCatttgtgtgtatttattttttgcacacATTTGAATAGCGCCAGTCATCTCACTTTTGGCCTGCTTAGATTAGTAAATTCCGTGAGCAGGCCAAGCGCTTGGGCAGCAATAATTATATACTAATTTAGCGTATAATTAGCTAATTAGAACTGCGCAGCGACTGCctcgaaaccaaaaaaaaaaaacgcaaaggCAGAAAAAATGTTCCGGCAACACCTTCagtgcaaaaaagaaaaatttggCAAAAATCTAAGCTTGCGAAAATAGAAAACGGCAAACCCTTGACAAGCTTGAAAAGCAATTAATCAAACGCGGCTGGCCGCATGTGTGGCTTGCTGTAAATAATAATGACTTCATAATTGATAATTTTGGAGTTGCTGGAAGAAAGTTAGCCGAGCTCTTGACAGTAGCAGCTGGTTTAGCACACAGTTTCCACGGCACATTCAAGCCTCATATGTTAGCCATCAATGAATATTaatcagttttatttatttaaattgtttaaaaatttaatcaatAACAAGCGAGCGCTGATGATAGACGTTAGAAAAAACCCATAAAACGAAACTTAAGTGTGTGCAGGTAGTAAATTAATACGAAATCAATTTTAGATAAGATCCAAAAAGGGGAGCAGCACAATTTTTCACTGAACTGCCTAAAAACTATCTGATGATACGAAAATACAATTGGCTTTAAGCTCAGGGAAAGAGAAACACCTtaatggcatttaattaaaacgaagGTAATAAACAGCACAAggtattaaaattattaaagtgAAACGTCGccagtttaaattaaaaacgacaaaaacggaaaataaaactaataaaaagcAATTCCAAATCAACGCCGCATTCagccaagcaaacaaaagactgAAGCAACGAACTCTTGGCGAAGATAAGCTTTACTTAACTACACTCGTGAATAACTTGGTATTAACTCTTGATCACTGCTTTTGGTGGACAggaacaaaagacttaggcaacgaacttgttAACGAGTTCGGGAAAAAATTATGAATGAAACGATAAGCTGATTACGTAGTTCATTATTGTGTGTTAGTTCTGAATACAAATATAAGCGTCATAAACGTTTCGCaaatatagaattaaaaactataaatatattaaaagaaCGAGTTTCGGTTTTAGATTTTAAAACTCAGAGCGTGgaacaaatgaaatatatgATATTTCTAGtaattttctctttttataaCTGTTTATGAacttatataattttttaacgctttttgtttacttatttgACGTTAAATTAGTCACTCATTTGTCCATTTAACACGACCACAATCACAGTCAAAGATTTTCTGCAATTAACGGCAAATCTAGTATGTTTGCCCAGAAACATGGTGACGAcaaatgaatgaaataaaagcTGTTAATTTGTATGTGAAGACCCCGTGGGTCGTGAAACCACTGACtgattgattttgtttatcttATTCGTTGGTATTCATTTTCTAATGtctaatattaataattaaaagtcTGTTGCCCGTGCCCCGTgcagccaacaacaacatcgcATGTGTTAAAGCGCCAAAAGGGAGGTATATGCAAATTCCACACTTCGCTATCggtgtttataatttttgatgaaaaatgttgtgccGCTGTTGTTATGTTTTCTCACATAAATCTGCCACAGGCGCATAGAAAATTTCACCCAAAAAGAAACCGGAAGCTTGCTTGGCCGTCAAGTGGAATGGACTCTGGGTCGCTTGTCCGCTTAACTTTAGCGGGTGTTTATCAGTGccaaaaaaggcaacaaaaaatttaataaatttcttcTGCTCTTGGGTATACTTATATCTATgtagtatgtgtgtgtttgtgtaccAAACACGCAGCAACCGTTTCGCACtggatttttataaattttttgttcACTTTCGCATAATTGTGGAACCTCGGTGTTTCGCTTGTCTCTTTCTGGGTCTGCGCTTCCACGCTCCTCATGTCAGACACTTTGTCAAAATAGCATTTGTTACGCTGTCAGTGCCAGCCACCAACGCACTGGACAGCCACAAAGGTAGCAACaccggcaacaaaaacaacaaccataGTAATAACGAGCGTTATCCAAgcatcatcattatcaacTTTTAACCATCGGTTTATGTTGTTTGCCACcgaaatgatttaattttgacagaccttttttttttctcttctgTCCTCTACTCGGGAGTATGTGtgtacatttttttcatttggcgTTTCTTTCTTGACTTTTTATGTGTGGGagtttttttggattttaatttaaatttctttgttgttattccttgttgttgttgcagtgcTGGCAGTGCTGTCTATTTTGGTCATAATTTTTGTCGTCttgttggtggtgttgctggtgttgctggtgttgctgctgtcgcttgAACTTTATTTGATATGCATTACCCCGGCCTGGCTTTCgtctttgtttatttcttcTACGACTTCTCCTTTTTGGCATTAAGTGCTTGTAAATTGGGTCAGTGGGAAGTTACACTTCAGTCgacttcagttcagttcagttcagctcgTTCGAtggcgatgtcgatgtcgatgttgtGGTTCGTACTTGTACTCCACAACGTCATGtgtcataaatttatttgtctACGGCCAGCGCTGAGAACTTTTGCCTCTGACATTTTCCCGTTTGATTTtcgtttgatttatttatttatttatttactactAGCCATAAATGCCAGATCATTTTTTATTACTGAAACAAATTCATTGCCGAAAGGGGATTTTCTCATAAAAAagtgtttataatttactgTCAATTCCCAAGTAATAATCTTGTACTTCAAAATTCCACAATTGCTGTAAAATAAAGCCTAAAACCCAACATTAAAGATAAACGGATACCTTACTAGATATTTTAGGTGCCTCTGCCCGATCTTTGATGTAATTTGAGCTATGTTGAATGCAACACTTCTCCTTGTTTACGATGCTCATAAAGCTGGCCACAATTTTGCGCATCCTGCCTCTACCAATTTGCAAGTCCAGTATATAAACCGATTTGCCCATTGATCCCATCCGATGATGCCATGTGATCATACAATCCGATGGCTGCGGAAGTATGCTAGTTCCCCAGAGAACTTACAATAAATTGAGCCCCTGATAAGCACTCGACTCTATCGTTTTCATGGCAGAgctgcattttttattgttatccCCGAATAGTGAAACTGgcaacatatatgtatatgtatataaaaatatatatatcgatGGGTCGTAAAAACTCAGTGCACCATCCTTCGCGGCCATGGCTCATTGAATCTGGAGGCAGCCGGCCGAGTCAGGAAGCGCAATGTGCAATGTGAAGTGACTTTGGCTGTCTGCTGTCTAGACTTGAGACACACTCACAGCTTTCCAGCTGCAATGCAGGAACAAGTGCAGAGGATTGCATTTGGACttggactcggattcggattcgtaGTTAGAGGATGCACTTGCAGTGCTTGGCCTGGcttgatttttattgacaCAAGTTGCTGGCTGTCGGACGAGTGCCGAGTGCCGACTTCTGCTGGCTGACTTGCtcactggctgactggcttaCTGGCTGGCacacattttgcatattttatgagTTCGTGTCGATGTCGTTTGTGCAACGAGCTTTTTGTTCTCCACTGCTGGCTGCTCTTTGCATAATTATTGTGGAatgtattttgtgtttttggttgTGATTCAGGGGGATTCTATGTAATGTCAGCGCTACCGGGGAGTTTGTCGTTTTTATGGCCGCATTTAGTGCCCCTCGTGTTCTGCGCATCTGTAAGTACAAATACCCCCACGGGACATGTGACCCACTTGCCGAGGAAGGTGCCTCCTGCTTCGCACTGATCGCCGCACATAAATCAAGAACATTCATTAATGTAcaacacacatatacataaaGTGGAGGTTTTCGAAACAAATCAAGAGGGGGGTAAGGCCCCCTGCTAAATTAGTTTtcactatatgtatatatgtatatgtatatatacacataagTGCGCGGAGATTTCGCTTGTTAACATTAATAATAACTTGTAATTTGCAGTCGTTGTTGAAAATCACTCACTGAGCGAAGAAGGGAAAAAAAGCTGGTAAAAAACtaattacaacatttttcacatGTGTGTAGGTAAACATTCATTCATAATATGTAGCCAGAGCCAGcataatgtaatgtaaatgAGAAAATCCCGGCGAGACGAGAAGAAACTTTACCAAAAAAAGCGCAGACTTTGAAGATCTTCCGCATGGTTGGCTTCTGTCTCCCCTTGGGTCGAACATCATACTATACGGCTCTACCCCACGGAGAGTGATCTCAGTGTGTTGTTAATTTCTGTTCATTAAGTCAGAAAATAGCCAGGTTTAATGTTCGAGCGAGgcagaaaattaattaaacatttatcaaaatcAACGCCGCCTCTCAGGGCCTTGCGATAACAGCGAAGATctgaatatattcgaatatctgggtatgggtatgggtatatGGGTATATGGGTATATACCCCCCAAAAAGCCCGATGACATTTGGGCATTTTATGAGCATGACCGCCATTGTTTCGGGCTTTCGGGAATCGCTTAACTCTTGTCATTGTACTAGTCAAAGTACCAATGCCGCCGCACTGAGAGTCTCTTGGTTGAAATCgtaaacgaaaccgaaaacgatGCCACAaattccaatttcaattccaaGCCTGCGACTTGGATACAGACGTGGACGTCAACATCAGTTCGCCGCCTGTCGttccgaaatgaaaaatgctcAAAATCCGAcacaaaaaacgaagaaacACTTTGGCTCGTTATTCTTGGCCTgagttttactttttttcggGGCTCTCGTTTTTGCCCGATACGAATTCGGActtggacgtggatgtggatgtgtatatggatgtggatgtggatcgCTTGAATGTGGTTGGGTATATCGCTCGACTTGGCCCAGCACTTGAATTGCACTTGAGTGCtgtaaatattgtttaagGCTGCCAGCCAGGAGACTTGAAGCCGAAACGAATCTCGAATGCCCTCCCTGAAGGCAGATGAGCTCCGAAAACTGAGTGGAGATGAGCCTGGCTTATTATGAGGTCAGCGGCGGCCTTTTTGAAGTTCTCATTGCCGCCTGTCAGCAGGTCACTTCACATCGATGCCTATTGACAATGTTGCCTAGGCGAAAGCCACAATAAATCTGGGTTGGCTTGAGATTCTACGAAAAAACAGCAGATATCCAAAGCTCATTTAATAGAAACGTCTATGCTGATTGTTTCATAATAAAATATCATTAGTTATAAAACATAGTATGTGTTTTCAAGAATATTGGAGAACGACTCCGCTGGGTTAGTGAATCGTACCCCTGAAAAATGAGTTTTACTTTTTGGTTTTACTTTTTAcctttctgctgctcctgttgcttgttttggctttgttgtAACTCTTTCgcgttttttggcaatttgggtTACATTGGCTGCTGTCTGAAAAATTATCTGGCACTTATATTCACGCTTAATtggcattttttatgaaaCTCGAGCGTGCTGAAAAGTGCAACAGCGGCGGTCGTCGCagaagtaaacaaaacaaacaaacaaacattcgTGCTCTTCTCGACTCCTTGGCTGCCCAGTTTACAAGTTTTCAAGTTTGCAAGTTTCCCCGGTAAAACGGTATCATCGGTGGCACTGCGGTGTCCCCTGTTTCCTGACAATGACACTGGCACTCAAAATCAAAggagaaaaatcaatttaatgagCAAAACATGCAATAAATTACACCACTGGCGgacaaatgaattttatttatttcattttcctcCGTTTTCAACTAATTGGGTCACATATTTTTCAGGAATTTgcttcatttttcatttataccatatgcgtgcgtgtgtgtttggttttgttttgttttattttagtatCGTTTAAAGTTCGAAC is a window encoding:
- the LOC122621724 gene encoding uncharacterized protein LOC122621724, which codes for MTFGHFMSMTAIVSGFRESLNSCHCTSQSTNAAALRVSWLKS